Proteins encoded by one window of Lycium barbarum isolate Lr01 chromosome 11, ASM1917538v2, whole genome shotgun sequence:
- the LOC132618409 gene encoding glucose-6-phosphate/phosphate translocator 2, chloroplastic-like has product MAFSAGKSFGLSTTFDPLQQKFLNSKPYVTSFFSKKIALPKYDKANDIMSKKPLYISAVSGFGYVDEPKESKSKDQLVQCNAYEASRPQSIPINIEFDQETQVAAAQKLKIGLYFATWWALNVVFNIYNKKVLNAFPFPWLTSTLSLAAGSLMMLVSWATRIAETPKTDIDFWKALFPVAVAHTIGHVAATVSMSKVAVSFTHIIKSGEPAFSVLVSSLLLGETFPLPVYLSLLPIIGGCALAAVTELNFNLIGFMGAMISNLAFVFRNIFSKKGMKGKSVGGMNYYACLSMMSLLILTPFAIAVEGPQVWALGWQNAVSQFGPNFVWWVVAQSVFYHLYNQMSYMSLNEISPLTFSIGNTMKRISVIVSSIIIFQNPIQPVNALGAAIAIFGTFLYSQAKQ; this is encoded by the exons ATGGCCTTCTCTGCAGGAAAATCTTTTGGACTTTCCACAACTTTTGATCCCTTGCAGCAAAAATTCTTAAATTCTAAGCCTTATGTTACGTCATTTTTCTCCAAGAAAATTGCCCTGCCAAAGTATGACAAGGCCAATGATATTATGTCCAAAAAGCCTCTGTATATTTCAGCAGTAAGTGGATTTGGTTATGTTGATGAACCAAAAGAGTCAAAATCTAAGGACCAGTTAGTCCAATGCAATGCCTATGAAGCTAGCAGGCCACAATCTATACCAATTAACATTGAATTTGATCAAGAAACTCAGGTTGCTGCTGCTCAGAAACTCAAGATTGGGCTTTACTTTGCAACATGGTGGGCTCTGAATGTGGTGTTCAACATTTATAACAAGAAAGTGTTGAATGCATTTCCATTTCCATGGCTTACTTCTACTCTTTCACTTGCTGCTGGCTCACTAATGATGTTGGTTTCTTGGGCTACCAGAATTGCTGAAACTCCCAAGACAGACATTGATTTCTGGAAAGCATTGTTTCCT GTTGCTGTGGCACATACAATTGGACATGTTGCTGCAACAGTGAGCATGTCAAAAGTTGCAGTTTCATTCACACACATAATCAAGAGTGGAGAGCCTGCTTTCAGTGTTTTGGTTTCAAGTTTGCTTTTGGGTGAAACTTTCCCATTGCCAGTTTACCTTTCACTTCTGCCAATTATTGGTGGTTGTGCACTTGCTGCTGTTACTGAGCTCAATTTCAATCTAATTG GGTTTATGGGGGCTATGATATCAAACTTGGCATTTGTATTCAGAAACATATTCTCAAAGAAAGGGATGAAGGGGAAGTCTGTTGGAGGGATGAATTACTATGCTTGTCTTTCCATGATGTCCCTTTTGATACTTACACCCTTTGCCATTGCTGTGGAGGGTCCACAAGTATGGGCACTTGGATGGCAGAATGCAGTATCCCAATTTGGTCCTAATTTTGTATG GTGGGTGGTGGCACAAAGTGTGTTCTATCACTTGTACAATCAAATGTCCTACATGTCCCTAAATGAGATCTCCCCACTGACATTTAGCATTGGTAACACTATGAAGAGAATTTCTGTCATAGTTTCTTCCATTATCATCTTCCAAAATCCAATTCAACCAGTCAATGCCCTTGGTGCTGCCATTGCAATTTTTGGAACTTTCCTCTACTCACAG GCAAAGCAATAA